The genomic DNA CAGGACGAAGACGAAGTTCGGCTCCGTGCTCGAGGCGCGGAGCCTCGTGCCCCGCGATCGGCTGCGTGAGGCGATGGAGCGTCACGTGGAGTCGCTCCTCTCCTCGTGCCTCGAGTGGCCCGAGGCGGTGGTCGCCTTCGACGGCGGCCGCCCGGCGCTGGAGGGCGAGATCACGGTTCGCCTGGCCCCGATCTCCTTGATCCTCAAGCACGCCCGGAAGTACCCCGCATCGCTCGACGCACTCCGCGTCCGGATCGGCCCTCCCGACCTGCGCCCCATGAAGTCGGTGGCCATGGCGCCCATCGCGGCGATGCTCGAGCCGGACGCGGCCGGACGCTTCGTGCTGGGCCGCACCGACGGCACCGCGACGGTGGGCGAGATCGCGGCCGCGTCCGGCGCCGGAGAGGAGCCGACGCTCCGCGCGATCTACGGATTCCTCCTGGCGGGGATCCTCCAGCCGGCCGCCGCACCGAACGCCGCCGCCCGGAGCGAGCCGGCCCTCACCCGCGAGGAGGTGGGGGCCCGGCTGGCTCTCGCACGCGATGCGGATCACTACACGGTCCTCGGGCTCGACCGGAGCGCGTCTTCGAGCCGGATCCGCGACGCCTATTACGCGCTGGCCCGCCGTTACCACCCCGATCGGTTCCGCTCGGGCCCCCTGAGTGGCCTCCGCGTGCAGGTCGAGCGCTACTTCACCCAGGTCACGGAGGCGTACAACACCCTCTTCCAACCTGATCGGCGGGCGGAGTACGACGAGCTGCTCGGCGGGTCCACGCAGCCCGAGGCCGCGCGCGCCGGCGACACGGCGTACCTCGCGCGCCAGAATTTCCTGCGCGGCCGCCAACTGGCCGAGAGGAAGCGGCTCGCCGAGGCGCTCACGTTCCTCGACAACGCGGTCCGGCTCGACGAGAGCGTGGCCGAGTACCGCCTGGAGCTGGGCCTCCTGCTGGCCCGCAGCGCGAGGCGCCGCGAGGACGCGGAGCGACAGCTCATCGCCGCCGCCGAGATCGATCCGTCGCTCTCGTCCGCGTACCTCGGTCTCGGCCACCTGTACCAGCGGGCGGGACGAAGCGCGGACGCGGCCCGGATGCTCA from Terriglobia bacterium includes the following:
- a CDS encoding DnaJ domain-containing protein, with protein sequence MKGTAPISERQFALALAARQHEEASGIQRVSRGRLHRLFCLEGGWIVFATSNLLEEQFAEVLVQGGILSPSDRVAILEEASRTKTKFGSVLEARSLVPRDRLREAMERHVESLLSSCLEWPEAVVAFDGGRPALEGEITVRLAPISLILKHARKYPASLDALRVRIGPPDLRPMKSVAMAPIAAMLEPDAAGRFVLGRTDGTATVGEIAAASGAGEEPTLRAIYGFLLAGILQPAAAPNAAARSEPALTREEVGARLALARDADHYTVLGLDRSASSSRIRDAYYALARRYHPDRFRSGPLSGLRVQVERYFTQVTEAYNTLFQPDRRAEYDELLGGSTQPEAARAGDTAYLARQNFLRGRQLAERKRLAEALTFLDNAVRLDESVAEYRLELGLLLARSARRREDAERQLIAAAEIDPSLSSAYLGLGHLYQRAGRSADAARMLREVLRWEPGNAEAAALLASLGSTPEDTGSRGLLRAIFKS